The nucleotide sequence TCATATTGCAATGCATCTTTCTTCTTCGAATCAACATAAGAAAACTACACATGTACATTTGTATAACAACTATAAGTATATTATAAGTTAATAAAGCCTCACAAAATGCAAACTTTTTGATGGAATCATCTCATTATTCAATATACACCTAGATCAATCATATACCAtatctttttataaaattacagTGTAATCTTATCTCTCTTTGTGTGTGTACCATGAAGacatgcaaaataaataaacattgaaaTAGTTTGAACCGACTTGATCGCATTGTCTTCAAATATTTTCCGTATAATATGTTGATTCTTCAAAGTGCAACATGCAAACCCTGCTACAAATTGAGAACTCATAActcacaagattttttttttttttttttgtatctagAATATGAAAtccaaaaagaaacaaacaaaaaaggagGAAGAAGAGTATTTGTTGTTTTGTGTGCATTTTTTCTATAAGATGTGTGAGTGATGAATGTTCTTTAGAATGAGGAGCATAATTATAGGATAAACTATGACATGACAAAATAAGACTTAGTGGTGTTGGACCAAGTCAATAATAAGGTAAAGAGCTCTAGACCAAGTCAAATATTatcacaaataaataaaattaataattgtctgctaaaatatttttccatatttttcaattaaaaatatgggACACACTAcgtttaaaacttttgaaatatctaaataATATACAATAGAGGATGAGTCAAGTTATATATCGTCAAATAATAActattcaaattatatattacTAAGGATGTGTTTGGATGATGGATTTAGGAGGGGAggattacttttcttttttaaattacggacatataaaataatttttagaaattgaattaacaatatgataaatgattatataatacttcaaacaaacttaatttattttaaaaaaaacattttacgttgtttgtaatttaaaaattaaaagtgaacTCTTCCTTCCCTTCCcgtcctaaaccctcaatccaaacacaccctaatagtttaatatataatcaaatgttttataatattatacttTATCTGTATGCAATGTCAGTGCAAAACTATTTCCcacatatttttacaaaaaaacaaaattatacatACATGTAATCACTTCTCACAATGTATATAATTGTGAAGATATTTTAATAATGATcatattataaaatgacatcAAAATGTGGTTTGATtatatgttaataaaaaaatgcattgttagtaaataaaaatgaatcgCATTAACATTAATCCatgtaacatatttttataatcTGATTCTCATACTGTTGATAACCTCAATTatctattatattatattatattataatatatgttaaaacTATCGACTATAGTATCCTTAAATACTTTGTGCCGCTTGTTATACTTTTGTTAACGTGTCATCGTTAAATACGAACAATTCTttcttactatatatatattctacaaAATACTTTAAAAGATATTCATGGAAATATAGATAATATGGTACTAATTTATCTACAAAGAATATTTATATGTAGTACAATACATAAAGGGTAAATTACACCACAAATTCTTTAAGTTTAGGGTTTGTAATACATAGgccatttaagttattttagttttgtGTTCATCCTTTAACTCTTCAATCATTTGCACTGTTACCCTTCTAACAAACTTCTAATACAAAAATGTGTAGGTGTTCGTTTATTTATGATGTGGCAAGTACAATCCATCATCTTCATCCCTAAACTCAGATATTCAACCCACCTTCATCCATAAACCCAAGTCTTCATCTTCCTCATctcatcatttttaattttttttataaagaaaatccataaaacaaaaatcttatttcaaggtcaattttttttaaggcaacACTAAACATTAAACACACAAGCGCCTCCATCttctcttaaatttttgtaTCCGTCTCAAACATTTCCTTCAACTTAGCCTCATGTTGTACCTGAAGTTCTTCTAATTTGGCACCACAAGCCTCATCTGCTTTCTTCAAGGCAACAATAAGAGTATATAACTTCTTACCTCACGTAAGCCAGAAATCTTATTTCAAGGTCAATTCTAACTCCACGTGCTTAACTGCTTTTTCCAACTCCTCCAGCTTTTCCTTCAACGCCTTTTGCTGGGAAGCATTGTTCTTCAATACCTTCGCAAATGAATcaatctttttatttcttttcagcATATGTAGTTCCAATCTATCCATCACTTCACAAATCTGAACTCTAACTAATAGAGATGTCTCAATgaagagtgtgtgtgtgtgtgtgtgaagaaCCTATGTTAATAAGATAATGTTGGTTATATTAGCAAGAAGATGTCTTTCTTCATCAACACCACTCTTATTCGAAAGGAACTTCAATTCTTTGTAACAGATAGTCGTCACCTCCTTTACCTCTATGTTTGGGAAGACATTCTGTCCATACGACATTACGCATGCCTTTATCTTTGACATAATATCAAGGTCCATATCAGCCAATTGGAAAACATTTTTGTCATGCGACCTCTCCCAATGACCCCCAGATCAACAAAAAGGAATCATGTTAAACAAGGATAATGTTTCATGAACACCCTTTTCTCCATACACACTATGTACCACTTCCATGTGAGAGTGTGTGAATGTGAGTTTCTTGTGTATGTGGGGACCACATGGACACATGTCACAATTGTGTATGGGTGTATAAGTGGTAcatgccacctaaggtggtcTATGTATCACTACTCTTAAACAACGCTTGAACATGAAAACCGTTTACCCAAATTATCACCTTTTTGGTTTCGTCATTCTTTTCTTGGAAGAATACAACGCCTTATTAGctctagaaaaaaaatcaaactgatATGATAAAACTTGCCTTTAAAATTGTTCAATGACTACGTGAAGGGCTCAAAGATCTTGAAATTGCGTTAGGATAAGTAGACCCACCCTTTTCTAGAAGCTCTATTGGTTTAAGGATGAAATAGATAACAGAACAATTGAACATAAATATAATCACTCAGATAGTGGCACAATGGATTGTAGCCGAGGATGAAACTCCATCAAGAGTTTGGGTGAATTTGTGAAAGAGCTAGATAAAGATGGACCAGGAGGTGAACTCAAAACTTTGTAAATGAGAGTATAAACCCCCAAAACACCACAATGTACATCAAGAAAGTAATCTTGTCGTAAAGAATACATATCCAAGTGTCCCAACCCAGATAGAGAAATTCCTAATCTTCAAAAGATCAATTCCAAAAACTTTCAAATGTTCTCAACAGTTGAACcaacaaaatatattgaaaaatgttTCTGAACCCGAACCATGAACCACCGTTGAAGCTGAATTGCATCTACATCGGTCAAATCTTTTGTTCTTCGACAAGAGCTAAAAAGTACATATAAATTGACTTATCAACTAAGACTAAAAgtgctaaaaaaatattatgagaatttaaaacatgttttttctataaaattaaaaacaacaattgaattttttttaaaaaaatagtgaactcttgtaattatgattaattaattaatgcaaTAAAATGAACGGATTGAGATTCTCTCCATTGAAAATTCTCTAAAGTTTTCTCATGTGGAATCTCAACCATCAAtcatgagagagaaagtgagaattAAATTATAATGAAAAGTGGTTGTTGTATTTTTAATAGTGGAaattgaaaatggagaaaatttgagaaaatttttaATGGAGAGGATGTCTCCATCCGTTCACCAATTTCAATGCGCATGTTTGCTTTTTCAACTTTCTTTAcattccctaaaaaaacaaatctttacatttttttttgaaggaaattttcTTTACACTtgtattagaaagaaaaaaaaaaagaagtttctttacacttttttttgtttgaatgataaattaaatttaaattatgtctACCTATTTACTTTACCACTTTTATAAAGAGCAAAATCACGTAAAGTATTTGAccgaaaaattaaataaaataactttaatTAATGTATATTAGAGAAACAACACATGAttaattttctttccttttcttttagacaaacaactcaatcaaacactttattattctttctaacaaaaatttaaggTAAAGGGATATTATCTCAGTTCAACCTATAGAAAACCTTATTTCCCTTTAAAAATATTAGTAGACTTATATCCGAGATCTCTTGGATTAAAAACCTACCATTATTAAACTTTGGAGTTCAATCaaatactttattattatttatcaaataattaaatatatttgccTTTAAAAAGTAAGATAAGTCACCTAAAAGaatagaataaaagaaatacCTTATAAAATGACTCGTTTAATATAGATTTCATTCAATTACGGAGGTACgttaagtaaaatattaaaaatgaattgttCATAACACTTTTCAAAAGACAATAATTTCTAGGACTTCATCTTGTAACAAAATGACAAGTTTTGAATCGAAAATCTTCATTATTGCtattgaattaaatttaattctctTAATAAATGCTATTTGAATATTTGTTGTTagaaattaactttttaaataaataagtgaaaAGTTTGAAAGTTTTTGCAATGTGTCTATCAATGGATCAATTTTTTCTAATGACATTTAAAATTTTTCTCTACATTAgattaaacatcatgcacttacatacaattttttttttcttcataaaataaaactgTAATACACGTGTACTCAATCGAACAGTTTGATTAACGTTGTTAATTTACTATCGTTTTTTTATGAacgaaaaaaaaacattataattttgttacattatataaatattttggtttttccTCTTCCATTGTGTTTCTTCTCTgtgtttgagagagagagaaacacaaacacacacagagagaggaagagagagagaatgttCCAATCTTTCATGGTTGCTGCTTCGATCTGCGTCTTCCTCACTTTCAAGACACAATCTTCTTCACATTAAACAAACCAAATTACAACATCTATGTAAGCAccccatgtttttttttccctgttcaataaaccttaaaaatgttttttttttctttcttcttctttccaaCCAAGtacaattttccttttttcttattaatttcttACTTCTAACATGACCCTTTtgatttttccttaaaaatatcTTGATGGGTTGTGAAAATTTTGATCCTTTTCGTGTTACAAAACATgggttcaattttcaattttttcaaaatttatatatattttattgttttttactaatgatttttgtgataaaaaattGGGAATCATTGTTCTTTGTATGACTTGGTTCAATGGGTTTTGATTGGGATCTCTGTTGGATCTCTTGGTTTCtgttttattcttatttttatcattttgaataaaaaattcatgttCATGTTTGCAAATATTGATatctgtgttttttttgtttgtgtgtgtatatatagttTGGGGGTGTAGATAAGGATTTTGCTACATTCCCACCAgcttgaaaaaaatattcaggTGATTTAATGGGTTGAATAAGAAGCACAATGGCTAGGTTCAGCGAAgaagaatttcaattttttgatgCTCAAGATGATATTGTGTCAATCTCAGATGCAAATGGTGTTGCTGACAACCATGAAGTTGATTCTGGTCCTCCTTTGGGGGACGGTTTGCTGAGAGATTTTGGATATGAATGGTGGACCAGGAGTCCGGGTAGTGTTAGAGAGCGTAGGAGTAAGTTTATAAAGTGGATGGAATTGAGTTTGGATCAGAAAAACCTTGAGAATTCGGTAGATGGAAGTAGTTATGAAAGAGAAGATGAGATAAATAGAATGAAAGATGGTGGCAGTAGTGTGACCAAAAGTAATGGTTTTATGGAGGATTTCTTTTCAAGTCGGTTATCGATGTCTTGTTTGTCTTCCATGAATTCTTCAGAATTTGGTGCTTTGGTGGAGAATTCGGCATGCCAAGATAGGAATGATGGAGGGGAAGTAGGTTTGGATCAGTTAGTGGTTtcggatgaatctgtgaacgcCGCTGAGGTATCTTCTACCAGTTACCAACATGAGTTTGGTGAGGAGTTTGAGGAGACCGGTGTGTTTGAGCCGTGGACAAAGAGGGTTAAAAAGAGTTGGTTAAGAAAATTGCGTTCAATGACATGCATGATGGATGTACAACAAGGAGAATCTGATAACAGGAAACACGAAGACGGTGTTTCATTTTCGGATTGTAGGATTCAGCGAGTTAAGGTTCGTCAATGCAAGAAACAAAGGAAGGAACTTTCAGCTCTTTATATGGGACAAGATATTCAAGCACACGAAGGTCCAATTTTTACCATGAAATTTAGTCCTGACGGCCAGTATCTTGCTAGTGCCGGCGAAGATGGAATTGTGCGATTGTGGCAAGTTGTTGAGGATGAGAGGCATAATGAAATTGACATTCCAGAAGTTGATACATCCTGTATTTACTTTACAGTGAATGATCTCTCGGAATTGACACCCTTGTTTATGGATAAGGATAAAATTACAAATGTGAAGACCCTGAAAAAGACATCAGATTCAGCTTGCATCATTTTTCCTCCTAAGGTCTTCCGGTTGATGGAGAAACCACTTCATGAGTTTCATGGTCATGGAGGTGAAATTTTGGATCTCTCTTGGTCAAAGAATAATGTGAGTCAATGTCATAATTTCAGTTATTTTCTGAGCTAATAATAcattattgtatttttctttttcaaaattctatgaaaaattggaaattgatttggttttctattttttcttttttgatgcAGTATTTGCTGTCTTCGTCGGTTGATAAAACTGTTCGTCTATGGCAAGTGGGACATGACTGCTGCTTGAAAGTTTTCTCGCACAGTAACTATGGTATGCCTCAACGCCTTTCTGTTCTTGCTATGTATTCTAGTTTTTAGCTTTAACTTCTTGATTTGGTATCACTTTGAGTTTCTTCACTAATTGTATCTTCATATGTTAATGTTTGACAGTGACATGCATACAATTCAATCCTGTGGATGATGATTATTTCATTAGCGGATCAATAGATGGAAAAGTGCGCATATGGGGAATTCCTGATTGTCATGTTGTTGATTGGACTGATGTCAAGGAAATTGTCACCGCAGTGTGCTATCGGCCTGATGGacaggtataatttttttgcatttcctTCGGAAGAAATGAAGATTCTATGGGAGTTAATTTCATGTGAATTTGTTTACCTTATACAGGTAGGGATTATTGGCTCCATGACAGGCAATTGTCGGTTTTACAATGTATCAGGTATCTtctttataacaaatatatattcgTATTTTCCTTTATCTGCATATGCAGCACTGGTACTTCATATTGGATGCGTGTCGGACATGACATgcaacatataaaaattcaattttctcaaaCTATAATCGGTGTCAACATGTCAGTTTCAACCTAAGTATCGTGTCTGGTGTCTGTGCTTAATACACCAGTTTAGCAAGTGCTTcaaaattgttttgtgaagaGAGGGATAATAACTTGTTGGGcttgcttttgtttttggttgaaTCAGATAATCAATTACGGATGCAATCACAACTATGCTTACTTGGTAAAAAGAAATCTTCTGGAAGAGGAATAACCGGCTTTCAggtattgtttttttcttttttctgccTTTTTTACACCAATTGAGTTCTGTTGTCTTTTCCATAGATAGAAGCTTCTTTTTCCATAGTTAATTTATTGATTATATGTTTTTCAGTTTCTTCCACAAGATTTTAACAAAGTTATGGTTACCTGTGATGATTCACAAGTCAGAATCATTGAAGGTCTTAATGTCGTTGAAAAATTTAAAGGTATTTTGTTTCGCTCCCACTTTATAAGTTTTGGTTCAataatatctatctatctatcaaaTTTGAACTTTTAGTTTATTTCATGTTTTAATTCTAAGGatttctatattttgttgtcaGGCCTTAATGCTGGGAGCTTAATGTCCGCATCTTTTACTTCAGATGGAAAACACATTTTATCAGCCTGTGAAGATTCAAATGTATATCTGTGGAATGTTAGTGACAACGAGTCTCGCTCCACAAAAGCTAAGAAGATTAAGTCCTGCGAGCGGTTTTTTTCAAATGCATCTGTTGCAGTACCTTGGGGTGGTTTGAAATCTGATAACAttgaaaattctaaaaaattggATGTACTAAATAAGAGGCCACCTCAAGCTGTATGCCTCGATCCACCGTCTTCTTTTTCTCTAAGCCaagatttttatttgaattctaTTCCGAAAGGTTCCGCAACTTATCCTGAGGAGAAACTTCCTACTTCAAGCCCTAAGAGTAAAAAATCTTCACTGCACAAATCTGCATACAAGTTCTTGAAATCTTCATGCAAGAGTACTTCCAATTGTCATGCATGGGGTCTAGTAATTGTGACTGCCGGTTGGGATGGGCGAATAAAATCATTCCACAATTACGGATTACCTGTACTCCTTTGAAATGAAAGTGGTCTTTCCTGGAATGGATAATAGACTTATGAAGTGTCCTTTTCCTCAATTATGGATTTGCTTCGGCATGTTGTCCTTGGAAAATTGCTGGCTGCTAATGTTCTTCAAGACTCAGAAGCAACGTTCAACGTCGACAGCATCAAAAGGATAACCGAGCAGGCTGCAGTCAAAGGTCAAACCTTAAAAAAGACTGCAGTTTCGATAATTGCAGATTTTCAACTTTTCGAGCTTCCACTTTCGGATTTCAGGGGATTCAGATGACTTATCAGTTCATGACAAGTGGCTGCACAACCGTGGTTCTAATGTAATCCATCTGAAAAATGAAGAAGTGGTTAAGTGTTGCTTGTCTTGGCACTGAGTCTAAATTGCCTTTACCTCACACAAGAATATGCTGGCCCTTAAAAGAGGTGCAAAGTCATATATCAGTACATGGAAAAGGCCCCATCAGATATGCTTTTGTAAGACTCTTGTTtggttaaaataagagagattgtgtgaaagagagagaggaaaagaTATTCATTCAAGAGGCAGTGGCTGAAGTTTACTGTGAGATAAAATGGTGGTGGGGGGTGTTTTGTGGATTTAATTATTGGTTGGGCTAACCAATTTAGAATCTCTTTGTCTGCTAATCTTTCTATCCATCTCATGGTAGGTCCCTCAAATGCCTGAGGTTGGAAGGGTGATGATTGGGATGGTCAATCCTAATTGAACAGGTGCAGTTTTGGCTTTCTATTgctctataaaaaaatacaaacaagtgTAGCTGATTGTTATAGCCTATGGCTACGGCTACAGTACTGACATTAATATTATTGCTAACAAATGTTCTGTGTATATAGTCTCATTTTAAGGCTGATGTCCTTTTGATTTTCTAAGATTTTGTATTCCTTTGTAAAATTCATAATTGTATAAAATGGTCAAAGATGTATTGGAAAAGTAGGGGAAATAATTAACACAACAGCCATTCAAATTTGGGGGTATAAAGTTGGTTGAGGTGAAGAGTTAACGAGTGAAGTGATAAGGAGGGTGATAGCTCGATCTCTACTCCTCCACAATACCAGCAATTAGTTTGTATTGAGCAGagactaatactgagtgcatcatagtatttttgtaaggactaaaataactattaaaattaagtaagggttaaacttaaaatgcctcaattttatatgattaaaaacatatttaacccaacaaaaaaaagtcagatgtggCATCCACGTGTGTTTCACCGTTTGCTCCATCAGCAAAAATTAACAGCGAGGACTTATTTTGCTAACGAAAAAAACGTTCGggatcaaaaatttaataaaatttaaataggaACTAATGTTGAAAACACGCCTATTTATTGagacctaaaacataattaacctataataatattttggtaTTTAGCAGAGATACTTTAGTGTTGTCAATAAGTAGCATGTTAAACTAACAACTTGTCAAGGATCTTAGTGAAATTTCATGTACCTAACTGACAGTAAGTATACACAGTCAAGGACCTAACAATAAATTGAGGATATTGATTTTCGATTCAGGGACCTAACTGACAGTAAATATACACATTTAGGGATCTACAGTAAATTGAGGATATTGATTTTCGATTCGTGGATCAAAGTgatcattttttactttcactttAGTCCCCGTGACACGTCATACTCCTTGTCAACGTGCCACATCATAACTTAACAGATTTTTTTAACGGtagggactaaagtgataacaGAAGTGTAAAGTGATAACAGAAGTGTAGAGTCAGGACTTGTTTGTATTTAATCCTGAATCAAGAACCTATGTAACAGCGAGGTGCAGAGCCAGAAACAAAAATGACTATTTGCTCTTTTAAAAATAGATCAGAAATTACAATCCTATCaaaatttacacaaaaaataaataaataaaacggGAGTTACAATCCGATATGTTGAGGGACCTGTGAGCAATCTAACGGTCTATTGAGTGACCATCCCAAATATTTGggttggagttttttttttatacagcCCACAACCTCATAAGCTTCTTCAACACACTTCCTACAAAGGTTTGATATTTATGAATTGATTTGCAGCTGTCAAAAGTTATTTATACTAGTAGATAATTTGACTAGTTTTTAGTAATTGTTAGATGTGTTTGTGGAGTTTGCATCGATTTTAAAGTAAAAAGTCATccaatctaaaataaaaatcacgTTTGATTCAGTTTGGTTCGGATGACTGTTTTAATAAAACTCGATTTAAATATACGGTTTAATTTGGATATCTAAATgcaatatgtaattttttttattaatattaatattacacatACAAGGTAACATACTAAATTTGAtgcaaaaaataacaaaaatatattaaaaattaacattacaaaatgaaaatgatcgattatattagaaatcaaccaataatataataatgcaatatataacACAAAATAAGAAGTAGtaataatatgaattaaattaatgaaatatttaagATTAAAAATCAACCATCAAGATAATgatgcaatatataatattaataaaaaaatattaaaatttacttttacggttcattttatttttttaaaaaatgatctgAAATCTAATCCAATGTTAAGTGTCAATAAAATTGTCAAGGTTTAATATGAATGTCTAATTAGATAAGTGCAATGGTAAGAAACATATTAAATCTTGACCATTGTATTGGTTTATTAttaaatcaataattatttttaatttcacaaTAATGATTCAATCTTTTAAGTTTACCATGTTAACTGTCACCTAGTTTGGGATCTTTTTGCTGCTTATTCATCAATGGTTTGATTATATTTTGCATTAGGCTTGACTTTACTTTTGTTTGGGTGTTCTATTATCTTGCAAGGCATAGAGTTTA is from Medicago truncatula cultivar Jemalong A17 chromosome 1, MtrunA17r5.0-ANR, whole genome shotgun sequence and encodes:
- the LOC11429597 gene encoding WD repeat-containing protein 44; translation: MARFSEEEFQFFDAQDDIVSISDANGVADNHEVDSGPPLGDGLLRDFGYEWWTRSPGSVRERRSKFIKWMELSLDQKNLENSVDGSSYEREDEINRMKDGGSSVTKSNGFMEDFFSSRLSMSCLSSMNSSEFGALVENSACQDRNDGGEVGLDQLVVSDESVNAAEVSSTSYQHEFGEEFEETGVFEPWTKRVKKSWLRKLRSMTCMMDVQQGESDNRKHEDGVSFSDCRIQRVKVRQCKKQRKELSALYMGQDIQAHEGPIFTMKFSPDGQYLASAGEDGIVRLWQVVEDERHNEIDIPEVDTSCIYFTVNDLSELTPLFMDKDKITNVKTLKKTSDSACIIFPPKVFRLMEKPLHEFHGHGGEILDLSWSKNNYLLSSSVDKTVRLWQVGHDCCLKVFSHSNYVTCIQFNPVDDDYFISGSIDGKVRIWGIPDCHVVDWTDVKEIVTAVCYRPDGQVGIIGSMTGNCRFYNVSDNQLRMQSQLCLLGKKKSSGRGITGFQFLPQDFNKVMVTCDDSQVRIIEGLNVVEKFKGLNAGSLMSASFTSDGKHILSACEDSNVYLWNVSDNESRSTKAKKIKSCERFFSNASVAVPWGGLKSDNIENSKKLDVLNKRPPQAVCLDPPSSFSLSQDFYLNSIPKGSATYPEEKLPTSSPKSKKSSLHKSAYKFLKSSCKSTSNCHAWGLVIVTAGWDGRIKSFHNYGLPVLL